Proteins encoded in a region of the Panthera tigris isolate Pti1 chromosome B2, P.tigris_Pti1_mat1.1, whole genome shotgun sequence genome:
- the LOC102958091 gene encoding olfactory receptor 12D2-like → MLNQTSVTAFLLLGVTDIQALQPYLFVVFLAIYVVSVVGNGAVLLVVVSDPRLHLPMYFFLGNLSCLDICYSTVTLPKMLENFFSTHKAISFLGCITQLHFFHFLGSTEAMLLAVMAFDRFVAICRPLHYSVIMNYQLCTQMAVTVWTIGFFHALLHSMMTSRLNFCGSHQIHHFFCDVKPLLELACGNTELNQWLLNTVTGTIAMGPFLLTLLSYFTIIISLFSKTHSCSALHKALSTCVSHFMVVILLYVPVIFIYISPTSGSSMDQDQVAAIMYTVVTPMLNPLIYTLRNKDVKAALSSVFSRRGDLNTSRAHF, encoded by the coding sequence ATGCTGAATCAAACCTCAGTCACTGCATTTCTCCTCCTGGGAGTCACAGACATCCAAGCACTGCAGCCTTATCTCTTCGTGGTTTTCCTTGCAATTTATGTGGTCAGTGTGGTTGGCAATGGAGCAGTCCTCCTGGTTGTCGTCTCTGATCCAAGACTCCATTtacccatgtatttcttcctgggAAATCTGTCGTGTCTAGATATCTGCTACTCCACGGTGACACTGCCAAAGATGCTGGAGAACTTCTTCTCTACACACAAGGCAATTTCCTTCTTGGGATGCATAACCCAGCTTCACTTCTTCCACTTCCTGGGCAGCACGGAGGCCATGCTGTTGGCCGTGATGGCCTTTGACCGCTTTGTGGCCATCTGCAGGCCACTGCATTACTCTGTCATCATGAATTACCAGCTCTGTACCCAGATGGCTGTCACAGTCTGGACCATTGGTTTTTTCCATGCCCTGTTGCACTCCATGATGACCTCTCGCTTGAACTTCTGTGGTTCTCATCAGATCCATCACTTCTTCTGTGATGTCAAGCCTTTGCTGGAGTTGGCCTGCGGGAACACGGAGCTCAACCAGTGGCTTCTCAACACGGTTACCGGGACCATTGCCATGGGCCCCTTCTTACTAACACTTCTCTCCTACTTCACCATaatcatctctcttttctccaagACCCACTCCTGTAGTGCGCTCCACAAAGCACTGTCCACGTGTGTCTCTCACTTCATGGTGGTGATTCTTCTCTATGTTCCTGTTATCTTCATTTACATATCTCCTACCTCAGGCAGCTCCATGGACCAGGACCAGGTCGCTGCCATCATGTACACTGTGGTCACTCCTATGCTGAACCCACTGATCTATACACTGAGGAACAAGGACGTGAAGGCTGCCTTGAGTAGTGTCTTCAGTAGGAGGGGCGACCTGAACACATCTAGAGCACACTTCTAA
- the LOC102958375 gene encoding olfactory receptor 12D2-like: MLNQTSVTAFLLLGVTDIQALQPYLFVVFLAIYVVIVVGNGAVVLVVVSDPRLHLPMYFFLGNLSCLDICYSTVTLPKMLENFFSTHKAISFLGCITQLHFFHFLGSTEAMLLAVMAFDRFVAICRPLHYSVIMNYQLCTQMAVTVWTIGFFHALLHSMMTSRLNFCGSHQIHHFFCDVKPLLELACGNTELNQWLLNTVTGTIAMGPFLLTLLSYFTIIISLFSKTHSCSALHKALSTCASHFMVVIVFYAPVVFTYVSLASGSSMQDQVAAIMYTVVTPMLNPLIYTLRNKDVKAALNRIFRRRDDLSIFRAHF, from the coding sequence ATGCTGAATCAAACCTCAGTCACTGCATTTCTCCTCCTGGGAGTCACAGACATCCAAGCACTGCAGCCTTATCTCTTCGTGGTTTTCCTTGCAATTTACGTGGTCATTGTGGTTGGCAATGGAGCAGTCGTCCTGGTTGTCGTCTCTGATCCAAGACTCCATTtacccatgtatttcttcctgggAAATCTGTCGTGTCTAGATATCTGCTACTCCACGGTGACACTGCCAAAGATGCTGGAGAACTTCTTCTCTACACACAAGGCAATTTCCTTCTTGGGATGCATAACCCAGCTTCACTTCTTCCACTTCCTGGGCAGCACGGAGGCCATGCTGTTGGCCGTGATGGCCTTTGACCGCTTTGTGGCCATCTGCAGGCCACTGCATTACTCTGTCATCATGAATTACCAGCTCTGTACCCAGATGGCTGTCACAGTCTGGACCATTGGTTTTTTCCATGCCCTGTTGCACTCCATGATGACCTCTCGCTTGAACTTCTGTGGTTCTCATCAGATCCATCACTTCTTCTGTGATGTCAAGCCTTTGCTGGAGTTGGCCTGCGGGAACACGGAGCTCAACCAGTGGCTTCTCAACACGGTTACCGGGACCATTGCCATGGGCCCCTTCTTACTAACACTTCTCTCCTACTTCACCATaatcatctctcttttctccaagACCCACTCCTGTAGTGCACTCCACAAAGCACTGTCCACGTGTGCCTCTCACTTCATGGTGGTCATTGTTTTCTATGCTCCTGTTGTCTTTACTTACGTATCTCTTGCCTCAGGCAGCTCCATGCAGGACCAGGTCGCTGCCATCATGTACACTGTGGTCACTCCTATGCTGAACCCACTGATCTATACACTGAGGAACAAGGATGTGAAGGCTGCCTTGAATAGGATCTTCAGAAGGAGGGATGACCTGAGCATATTCAGAGCACACTTCTAA
- the LOC102958650 gene encoding olfactory receptor 24-like, which translates to MNCSRTPDFVLAGLSRGPGNRPVLFGVFLVLYLVSLLGNALLLLAIGADVRLHTPMYFFLSQLSLVDLCFTSTTAPKMLEDLWTSHGSISFSGCLSQLYFFAVFADMDSLLLTAMAIDRYASICHPLHYPLLMTPCRCGLLVGGLWGVAHFVSLVHILFLSQLYFYTNQEIPHFFCDFGPLFRLSCSDTHPNEILMMLLTGLLGIGPLLCIISSYTHIFQAVARVPSAQGKKKALATCSSHLSMVILFYSTVFATYLKPPSTSRSVGALAAAVMYTLVTPTLNPFIYSLRNKDVKSSLKRVLGIEGSWDYD; encoded by the coding sequence ATGAACTGCAGCAGGACCCCGGACTTTGTCCTGGCAGGGCTGTCCAGGGGCCCAGGGAACAGGCCAGTCCTCTTTGGTGTCTTCCTAGTACTCTACCTGGTAAGCCTCTTAGGAAACGCGCTCCTTCTGCTGGCCATCGGAGCTGACGTGCGCCTCCACactcccatgtacttcttcctcagcCAGCTCTCCCTGGTGGATCTCTGCTTCACTTCCACCACAGCCCCCAAAATGCTTGAGGATCTATGGACCAGCCACGGAtccatctctttctctggatGTCTGTCCCAATtatatttctttgctgtttttgctGATATGGACAGCCTGCTTTTGACTGCCATGGCTATCGACCGCTATGCTTCCATCTGCCATCCTCTGCACTACCCACTGCTAATGACACCTTGTAGATGTGGGCTGCTGGTGGGTGGGTTGTGGGGGGTGGCCCATTTTGTCTCTCTGGTGCACATCTTGTTTCTATcccagttgtatttctatactaACCAAGAGATTCCCCACTTTTTCTGTGATTTTGGTCCACTTTTTCGTCTTTCTTGCTCAGATACCCACCCTAATGAGATCCTAATGATGCTTCTGACCGGGTTGTTAGGAATTGGCCCTCTCCTCTGCATCATAAGCTCTTATACCCATATCTTCCAGGCTGTGGCTAGGGTTCCATCGgcacaggggaaaaagaaagccCTGGCCACATGCAGCTCCCACCTCTCCATGGTCATCCTCTTCTACAGCACAGTCTTTGCCACCTACCTGAAGCCACCATCAACCTCTCGCTCTGTGGGGGCGCTGGCTGCTGCTGTCATGTATACCCTGGTAACTCCCACTCTCAACCCTTTCATTTATAGTCTGAGAAACAAGGATGTGAAGAGTTCACTGAAAAGGGTTCTGGGCATAGAGGGTTCATGGGATTATGACTAA